The Ziziphus jujuba cultivar Dongzao chromosome 12, ASM3175591v1 sequence atatatatatatcctttattTAGCatgaaaattaacaattttcaaCCTATAATCCACATATTcttcaattagttaattaattaaatttttgttggcaTTCAGGGTCGGGGAAACAAACTCCAGAAGCTCTTCATCCACTTCAAACTTAGCCATATCTTCCTCCTTCAAATTAATCCAAGCTTCAATTCCATCCCCTATCTTAGTATCAAAAAAAGTAACCAGATTCTTAAATGTCAACCGGGTCGATCCAGCAAAAAGAGGATTTCCCCACCCGAAATCAGTCTCATAAACAGGCAACCTACAAAGACTCGTGAAGCTGAAAGAAATCACCTCTCCTTTACTGACCTGCGTAGAGCGTTGTTTCAGAAATTCCAAATGCCCACCATCTGTCTGTTGCAGTGTCTTCACAAACTCAGGATTGATGTTGTTTATCGAATCCTTCACCGGCTTCAAAATTCCTTcgaacccttcttctttttccatcGACGGAACCGAGATTGCAACCCTGCTTATATTTCCGAAATAATTCTCAGCAAGAACCGGTTCCATCCTCGAACGAATATTCACAGCATGTAATATTGTGTAGATTTTGTTTGATCTGGTTTCTTTTGGTTGTGTGGAAGCCATGAAGCGGTTCCATAAGAAAGCAGATAATGCCTCAACACGAGTTGGACGTTTCTGATAATTATCGGTGTCTTTTTCTTCTGCGCATCTGTTTCTGAGAGCTGCTATTTTTGCAGCATTAAAGACGAACCTTTTGGCTACAATATTGTCCTTTACGATCCCGTAATTCAATGTGAAATCTGACATGTCTCTCGGAGGGAAGAGTTTGGCAGTCCCGAAAATTGGAGGTCTAAAATCAGTTTCTCCACGGGAGAAAGCAGACCAGGTGTTAAGGAAGTTGATCAAAGACAAAGCGTCTGCAACTTCATGGTTCATGCCAACACCAAGGGTAATTCCTTCGCATTCAAAGAAAGTGACTTGGACGATCAATGGCAAGCCATTAACGTCATCCAGCTCGAATGGAAGAAGATGGTTCATGTCTTGAGGGTTTGGATTCTGAAGAATATCAGAAAGTTTGCATTTGGCTTCGGCTTCAAAGTAGCAAGCTCCCTCGTCGTTGCATTCGACGTAGAGCTTGTTCTTGACTCGTCCAGCAAGAGGATAGAATAAGGTTAAGGACTCGGATAAAGAATTCTTAATCCTGTCCACAAGTTGTTTTTTAGTGAGATTGATATGATCAGCTTGTTTAGGGTAGAAGAAGATCATAGGCATGAAAACTGTAGGTGCAATTTGATCAAGAAAAGAGAGCTGGTAATGGCGGAGATGGTCTGGGGTTGGAGCAGAGGGTTTGATGCTCTGCTTGGAGATCACTTGGATATCAATATTCTTCATTTTAGGAAAGGTTTTGTGTAAAGACGGAGAAAGGACTATCGGAAATTGAATGTCGGAGTGCAGGGCACACCACTAGTGGTATATATAGAGAATAGGATACACATAAAGTCAAAGAGAAGATTATCTTATCGAAAAGTTTGCACAAAGAAATATGAACTTAAAATGATAGTGAGTAGGCTGATATTTTCCATATtgttaattttctaattatgaAGCTGACTAACCGAAAAGGTTGGCCTTAGCATTTTACAAGCAATCATATATTATTGGAAAGATACAATAATAACCCAGCCATAATGGACTTTTGACAAATGTAGTCATGAAAGGGATTGACAtttttatgagtaaaacagCAGTACAGTTGATTTCCGCACCCAAAAATGTCGAATTGGCAAATTCTCCCCGTAAGATAATTTGCATCTTTAGATTGGCAATATTGTATCAGATTTGTATTATTGTTCTCTTATATATTAACGGGTAAAACACAATactacataataaatttattaaattcattaaaaatggatatttttattattttacaaattttataatattaaaactatttaaGATAAATTATACTtagtattctaaaattttaagattgtgtgatttttattttgaactttTGATTGTGTAAATTGGATGTTAAGTTTCAAATCATTGCAAATTGGTTCAATTTTTAAcgttgaaattaaaattattggtGTTAACATCAGCATGACATCGTATTgatatcataattatttttcagaaataaaaaaatattttaaaaaaattttgaaaaaaatacatttgttgTTTTTCCATTTGCAAACAGTCTCAAAATTTCTTCATCAACTTCCAGCATGTCTTCTATGTTTCAGAGATTCAAGTCAGATTGAAGTGATTGATTTGCAGCCTAAATTGAGAGTGAGAAAGCATAAGTTCATAACAAGAGgactataaatttcaaaaattaaaacaaaatgacCAAACCAACAAATGTTGAAATAATCATTATATAAACCTACGAATTCAGATCGAATTTAGATTAAACATAGCAAGGAGCTCTTAGTCTGCTTCAAACAGAGTCATGTCCTTACCATCCAAATTAATTGAATCCTCATTTCTATCCCTTACTTTGTATCAAAGAAAGCAACAATTTGGTTGCATATCAGACAAGCGGAGCCAACAAATACAGGATTTCCCCATCCAAAATTTATCTCATACAATGGAAATTAATATGCACAGGGCTTGTGAACATGTAGAAAATATTCTTTTGCTTATTTTCGACTTCTGTAAATCATTATTTCACGAAGTCTGTTCTTAATAAACCCGTCCAGCTAGTGGATAGAACAATGGTTCTTAATATGATTGCTTAAGGTTCCCTGGTAAGGATATTGGCCTGAGCTAATTAATTCTTTAGTGTGGAACAAGAGCATGGGCATGAAAATTGAAGGTATAGTTTGGTCAAGAAAAGAGAGCTCCTAATAACAAAGGTGATTTAGGGTTGTTTCACAAAGTTTTATGCAAAAAGAAgggttttttagattttggaaaAAGTTTTATATTATAGGGAATTTTTCATTTAGAGCTTTTCAGATTTTGtcctaattataattaaacACACTTTAAATACTATCATTAACCTTCTACCTTTAGTTTTCATGAGTTTCTTTTTAACAATTATaggttataattatatttttttacaacattaattatttaattatgaaatattaatttttaacgtTTATTTCATCTTtggctggaaaaaaaaaaaagactaacaAATAAATCcgttttgataaatataaaaaagtaaaagaagattAATATAATCTTTCAAAAGTGTGAATCTAATTGTAATTATAGCAAAATTAAGTGGGTGTAGATGGAATTTGCGCCATATTTTATGCAAAgaggaaaaatcaaaatctcTCTCAACGTTATGTGAACCATTTGTCAACCTTGTCACCTCTagacactttttctttttcttttttttttttttttttgatagataCCTCTAGCCACTTAATTTTTGGTGATAAAAGAAGCTCTAATTATTGGCCTTGAGACCCCCCAACATTTAGTAGGttagaaaaaaaatcttcaGTACTCTGGATGCATGTATCAACTCGATCCCTTCTTTAATACACTGATGAGATCCAGTGCCAAAAATTCATTCATTAGGTTGTGATGGTATGATTGTGTGGTTGGAAGATGGGATATCTTGGTTTATTAATCTTGTCCAACAAGATGTTTGTGACTCTTTCgaccaattaatatataattacatctgttcaaaaacaaaattagtcaATCAAATTAATCAGTTTTGGTTGGATTTTCCGATAGATATATTTAACCACACTTACATATTTGAATTGTCAATAAGCCAAGTTCCAATGGTTTATTAATCTTGTCCAAGAAGATATCTGTGACTCTTTCGAATGGTTAAGAATGATATCTCtttaaatacaaaatcaatCAATCAAATTAATCAGTTTTCGTTGGATTTTTGAGAAGTTATGGTTAACCGCccttaaatatttgaattatcAATGAGCCCATTTCCATGGGGACTGCAACTACTTCGAGAGCGTCGTTTACCAACCTTATGTATACCATTAATCGGAAATATGGCCCACCATAATTATCCTCAGGTTGCGTCAAGAGCATGGGCTCAGTACCCCTCTACCATCCTGTTATATTAACTGTAATTACCCTTTTacactcatttttttttctttgaggaAATGAACTTATCAGTTATTACACACATTCTCCCTGCTTTTgaaccaaacaaaataaaataaattaaaaattattatatctgCTAAAATTATCTGCTCACTCATATtatgatctttttttattttcacttaaTACTGAAACATTCTGAACAaacaattttatattgaaaattgtaactaaattggggacaatatcTATACTGGCTAACAATCTTATACTAAATGGGATGGCTAACAACCCCAAATTGGGAACAATATCTACACCAGTTATATACCGAATACAGTAGCTAAATTAGTTAACAATCCCAAATTGAAGACAATATCCGAGTACTGGACTAAATTGAGGACAATATTTGCACCGGTTAACAACTCCAAATTAAGGACAAATACGGTGACTAAATTAGTTAACGATCCCAAATTGGAGATGATATCAGCACTCACGACAATCTGTCACACAAGTGGAGGTGGGTTGTTCCAATATCCAAATACTCTCAAAAATGGGTTTTTAACTCGAAagcttttttaacttttataaagTTATACCAAATGAAACCTTAAAAAAGGAAAGGCTCTATAAATAAGAAACTCGTTCATTTACAACATTAGCATAAGAAGCAGCAGATCATAAACAATTAAAGCAAGAAAACGATACTATGGATCAGATGAAAGTTGACAtgatagcaaaaaataaaatcaaaccctCCTCACCAACTCCTTATAACCTCAAAAACTTCAAACTCTCTCTTTTGGATCAGATACAACTTCCAATCTACGGCCTTATCATCTTCTTCTACTCGGCCGATGACACCGAAACCAACTGTAGTACTGATCATCTCAAAAGTTTGGACAAGTACAGTTACTACTCCAAACGCTTGAAGAACTCTCTCTCCCAAACCCTAACTTCTTTCTACCCCATGGCCGGCCGTCTCAATGACGAAGCTGTTTCCATCGATTGCAATGATGAAGGAGCTCTTTTCGTTGAAGCCAAGATGGCTTGCAATCTTTCTGAAGTTCTCACCCAACCAGACGCTGAGTTGCTTAACCATTTCCTTCCAACCAACGATCCGAAAACCCTTGAACTAGTACCAGGTTGCATGGCTCTTATCCAACTCACGAGCTTTCAATGCGGAGGGATTGCCATTAGCGTCTGTCTTTCCCACAAGCTTACCGATGTATCCTCTCTGGTCAACATCCTTCATAGCTGGAGTTCCACAGCACGTGGCTTCTGCGAAGCAACGCTGCCGCCGTCGCCGGTGTTCGTAGGAGACTCTTTGCTGCAGCCTAGAGGACTACCATCCTTCATGTCACGACAAAATTTCATGCCACCTCCAGGAAAGTTGAAGACGAAGAGGTTCGTGTTCGAAGCCTCAAAGATTGCTAATCTCAAGGCGCAAGTTGGTCCAATTGGGGAACTATACCCATCCCGTGTCGAAGTGGTTTCGGCTCTGATCTTGAAAGTGGCCATGGCTGCTTCCCAATCGTTATCAGGGTCGAGACCATCGGTGCTGTTTCAGGCGGTGGATCTAAGGAGGAGGATGAAGCCACCTTTGCCTAAAAACACCATTGGGAACCTTTTCTGGTTAGTTCCTGTGGTTATAAAAGAAAGCACGATGGATTTGAGAACCATGGTGTGTAAGATGAAGGAAGCAGTCAACGAGTTTAGCAGGATTGCATCCAAGTTTAAAGGAGAAGAAGGTTTCTCTTTGATCAGTGAGTTCTTCAAAAGGAGAGAAGCTTTTAAGGAAATGGAACGTTATAGCTGTACAAGTTGGTGCAAATTTCCATTATATGAGACTGATTTCGGATTTGGAAAGCCTGTTTGGGTAAGTAGCGCGAGTGTAGCGTTCAAGAACACAATGGTTTTGGTGGATACCAAACTAGGTGATGGAATTGAAGCGTGGGTTAcattggaggaaaaaaatatgttcatttttgaacaaaattattattcctCGATTGATTCCGCTTGATTTCCTTCAATCATGGTCatgcggtttttttttttttttttcaactgcaATTTCAATTGTATATAGTTTGTGGAATAAATTAAGGCTTGGTAGGACTAAAATGGATATTGCTTGTATAATATAATGTTGGACACTTTAGTGGCAAAGCACTACATGTTATTTTCTTCTCTGCAATAATTTTTAGTTAATTTGAATATAACAACCATGATCACTTTAATTTTGAGTCATGAAAATCAATTCGTGTGGTGCTGGTCAATTTTTTCACGTATATTTtgtcaattaaaattttcttgtaGTCTCTCAAACTTCCTCTTTCGTAATTCTTGACAAATGCTCTTTTTGTTGGCACCATAAATAGAATTATATCTCTTTAAATTTTTCCATTAAGGTTggtattaaaaagctaatagtAGGTAAGCAGAACTTATGTCTTGAAAACTATCTTCCAAGTTATTATGGGAGACATGATAATCTATATTATTTTACGGTTAattctttaataaaaattaatttttcaatactaaaaatataaaatggaaaaacaaatatttaaatttttaatggaataatatgagtttcatttttatcatccatatcaatatatttttcagtataatttggaaaatgttcttaagaaaatatttttcttagattagattttttgataataattaatgtATTTAATTGAGATTAAAATTGatgtttatgaaattgaaaagtCTAAATGTATTAAGTATAGACTTTTAAAGACTTATAAAAGTCATAAGCTAAGTATTTAAtgtgatttttaaaaaacttcaaAACAATCAACAAAAATCATGCAATAttcaatttagttttttataaactttaaaaaagttaataaaaattactgttattcaatttaaactttttgaaatatataaaactcaagaaatatttaaatcatcaaCAACTTTTATAGATTTCAATAAACCATAGATATTAATTGACTTTTTAAATGAAACATAGaagttttttttcaaattcttctCTCATTCATCACAAAATTTTTAAAgacttttgaaaaatatgaatGTAAGAATATCTTAAAAACTTTCCCTCTCCCTCTCCTCCCTTGTCTCTACTTCCCTGTCTACCATATACAgaagatatgaaataaatatttcttcattttttttataagaattaCATGATCTTTTtcaatccatcattttttttttattacatctATGGGCTTaacttactatttttttttattaaaaatcaattgatttttttaaatatatacaatatatcaAAACGCAATAAACTTgtgattttgtttgaaaaaatggttCAATGGCTATTTTCCTCattcttttttatatctttCATTTAGTTTTGCTTAGTACCAACAGTGAAATATCccacatatttatatgtttaataccaaaaaaattgtaaaaacattaaaaaatttcacaaccATATTTTGTAAACAAATTTTACTTCTTAGGTgacttatattttttattcttttaaaaaatattattactaaTATGGCAAATATAATTTGGTAATACAAAGtaatctatattatattataaagttaataaaaatctatcaaaatattttaaaatgaaagttTATGCAAGTTTATTGGAGTCATTAATAATTCTACAAAAGTCTTCAAAAGTCTACAAAAATCtatgaacaaataaaaccatacaagagttatttataattttatagttattttatagtGTGAATATCCGTATAGTTTAAGAAATCATCAATATTGAAGATGTTTTTTAACAAACCATCATTGTGctattattaataatgatttcttCCAAAAAATAGTTGTCAATAATGATACATGCATGATAAAATCATACGGATCTCTATATCATAAAAGGATTTTATAATTCTATAAACTTATAAAAGTTCATAAAAGCTTATGAATTCTGCAAGCAttgatcattttaaaaaaatatttataaaatttttttgaaatctaaattgaatttatttatggcTTATG is a genomic window containing:
- the LOC107428425 gene encoding stemmadenine O-acetyltransferase, which translates into the protein MKNIDIQVISKQSIKPSAPTPDHLRHYQLSFLDQIAPTVFMPMIFFYPKQADHINLTKKQLVDRIKNSLSESLTLFYPLAGRVKNKLYVECNDEGACYFEAEAKCKLSDILQNPNPQDMNHLLPFELDDVNGLPLIVQVTFFECEGITLGVGMNHEVADALSLINFLNTWSAFSRGETDFRPPIFGTAKLFPPRDMSDFTLNYGIVKDNIVAKRFVFNAAKIAALRNRCAEEKDTDNYQKRPTRVEALSAFLWNRFMASTQPKETRSNKIYTILHAVNIRSRMEPVLAENYFGNISRVAISVPSMEKEEGFEGILKPVKDSINNINPEFVKTLQQTDGGHLEFLKQRSTQVSKGEVISFSFTSLCRLPVYETDFGWGNPLFAGSTRLTFKNLVTFFDTKIGDGIEAWINLKEEDMAKFEVDEELLEFVSPTLNANKNLIN
- the LOC107428467 gene encoding acyltransferase Pun1, which gives rise to MDQMKVDMIAKNKIKPSSPTPYNLKNFKLSLLDQIQLPIYGLIIFFYSADDTETNCSTDHLKSLDKYSYYSKRLKNSLSQTLTSFYPMAGRLNDEAVSIDCNDEGALFVEAKMACNLSEVLTQPDAELLNHFLPTNDPKTLELVPGCMALIQLTSFQCGGIAISVCLSHKLTDVSSLVNILHSWSSTARGFCEATLPPSPVFVGDSLLQPRGLPSFMSRQNFMPPPGKLKTKRFVFEASKIANLKAQVGPIGELYPSRVEVVSALILKVAMAASQSLSGSRPSVLFQAVDLRRRMKPPLPKNTIGNLFWLVPVVIKESTMDLRTMVCKMKEAVNEFSRIASKFKGEEGFSLISEFFKRREAFKEMERYSCTSWCKFPLYETDFGFGKPVWVSSASVAFKNTMVLVDTKLGDGIEAWVTLEEKNMFIFEQNYYSSIDSA